In a single window of the Bradyrhizobium sp. ORS 285 genome:
- a CDS encoding efflux RND transporter permease subunit has protein sequence MSPFFIARPIFAWVVAIFICLGGILSIPFLPVAQYPIIAPPSISISTAYPGASTENLYYSVTRLIEEELNGAAGILNYESTSDTTGEVEIIAQFKPGTDIELAAVDVQNRIKRIEPRLPEAVRKQGIVILEASSAILQFVTLTSTDGSLDEIGLGDVATRYVLPELRRLPGVGRARLFASERAMRIWLDPDKLLGLGLTAQDVDAAIAAQNAQVASGILGVPPSPRAQRTQNTVLVKGQLESPEEFGNIVLRANLNGSTVKLSDVAKIEVGGLTYAFSSWLDGKPAAAVAVQLAPSGNALATATAVKTRMAELAAFFPPGVKYEVSYDITPVIAASVKKVLMTLGEAVILVFLVMFLFLQNIRYTLIPTIVVPIALLGTCAVLLSLGFSINVLTMFGMVLAIGILVDDAIVVVENVERIMAEEGLSPREATVKAMEQITGAVIGITLVLMAVFVPMAFFPGSVGIMYQQFSASMVVSIGFSAFLALSLTPALCATLLKPIEKGHGHAKRGFFGWFNRWFGRVTERYTGATRWVVARGGRFMIIYVLLLAGLGYSLWRLPGGFLPVDDQGFVMVDVLTPADASTNRTLDVVQTVEKKLAETPGIDTVSFIAGFSFYGQGSNTAQAFVTLKDWSERGRNESADALIARLNPELAKIRDAEVSVLAPPPIDNLGNTSGFSFRLQDRSQRGYDALMSAKDQLFKAAAESPVLGKLSVEGLPPAPLVRLEIDRAKAAALGVTFAAINGALSTSLGSNYINDFPNLGRMQRVVVQADEDKRTKPDHLLTYSVRNNAGEMVPFSSFARIAWSVGPTQVVGFDGYPSVRITGNPKPGYTSGDAIAEMERLMGTLPKGFGYAWTGQSLQEKLAGSQAVFLLGLSILFVFLCLAALYESWAIPFAVMLAVPLGLIGSVAAAWLRGLPNDVYFTVGVITIIGLSAKNAILIIEFAKDLRARGTPLIEATVTACELRFRPIIMTSLAFILGVVPLVIATGASGASQQALGTGVLGGMITATFLAVFWVPVFFVMVIRFFTRGKSAVAAVPKEEVPSAAH, from the coding sequence ATGTCACCCTTTTTCATCGCACGTCCGATCTTTGCATGGGTCGTGGCGATCTTCATCTGTCTCGGCGGCATCCTCTCGATTCCGTTCCTGCCGGTCGCGCAATATCCGATCATCGCGCCGCCCTCGATCTCGATCTCGACCGCCTATCCCGGCGCGTCGACCGAGAACCTCTATTACAGCGTCACGCGCCTGATCGAGGAGGAGCTGAACGGCGCCGCCGGCATCCTGAACTACGAATCGACCAGCGACACCACGGGTGAAGTCGAGATCATCGCCCAGTTCAAGCCGGGCACCGATATCGAGCTCGCCGCGGTCGACGTGCAGAACCGCATCAAGCGCATCGAGCCGCGCCTGCCGGAGGCCGTGCGCAAGCAGGGCATCGTCATTCTCGAGGCCTCGAGCGCCATCCTGCAATTCGTCACGCTGACCTCCACCGATGGCAGCCTCGACGAAATCGGTCTCGGCGACGTCGCCACCCGCTACGTGCTGCCGGAGTTGCGGCGCCTGCCGGGCGTCGGCCGTGCCCGCTTGTTTGCCTCCGAGCGCGCGATGCGTATCTGGCTCGATCCGGACAAGCTGCTCGGTCTGGGCCTGACCGCGCAGGACGTCGATGCCGCGATCGCCGCGCAGAACGCACAGGTCGCCTCCGGCATTCTCGGCGTGCCGCCGTCGCCCAGGGCGCAGCGCACGCAGAACACCGTGCTGGTGAAGGGGCAGCTCGAATCGCCGGAGGAGTTCGGCAACATCGTGCTGCGCGCCAATCTCAACGGTTCCACGGTCAAGCTGTCGGACGTGGCCAAGATCGAGGTTGGCGGCCTGACCTACGCCTTCTCGTCCTGGCTCGACGGCAAGCCGGCCGCCGCGGTCGCGGTGCAATTGGCACCGAGCGGCAACGCGCTCGCCACGGCGACGGCGGTGAAGACGCGGATGGCCGAGCTCGCCGCGTTCTTCCCGCCGGGCGTCAAATACGAGGTCTCCTACGACATCACCCCGGTCATCGCCGCCTCGGTCAAGAAGGTGCTGATGACCCTGGGCGAGGCGGTGATCCTCGTCTTCCTGGTGATGTTCCTGTTCCTGCAGAACATCCGCTACACGCTGATTCCGACGATCGTGGTGCCGATCGCGCTGCTCGGCACCTGCGCGGTGCTGCTCAGCCTCGGCTTCTCCATCAACGTGCTGACGATGTTCGGCATGGTGCTCGCGATCGGCATCCTGGTCGACGACGCCATCGTCGTGGTCGAAAACGTCGAGCGCATCATGGCGGAGGAGGGGCTCTCGCCGCGCGAGGCCACTGTCAAGGCGATGGAGCAGATCACCGGCGCGGTCATCGGCATCACCCTGGTGCTGATGGCGGTGTTCGTGCCGATGGCTTTCTTCCCCGGCTCGGTCGGCATCATGTATCAGCAGTTCTCGGCGTCGATGGTGGTGTCGATCGGCTTCTCGGCTTTCCTGGCCCTGTCGTTGACCCCTGCATTGTGCGCGACCCTGCTCAAGCCGATCGAGAAGGGCCACGGCCATGCCAAGCGCGGCTTCTTCGGCTGGTTCAATCGCTGGTTCGGCCGGGTGACGGAACGCTACACCGGCGCGACGCGCTGGGTCGTCGCGCGCGGCGGCCGGTTCATGATCATCTATGTGCTGCTGCTCGCCGGGCTCGGCTATTCGCTGTGGCGGCTGCCGGGCGGTTTCCTGCCGGTCGACGACCAGGGCTTCGTCATGGTCGACGTGCTCACGCCGGCCGACGCCAGCACCAACCGCACGCTCGACGTGGTGCAGACGGTGGAGAAGAAGCTCGCGGAGACGCCCGGCATCGACACGGTGTCCTTCATCGCCGGCTTCAGCTTCTACGGCCAGGGCTCGAACACGGCGCAGGCCTTCGTGACGCTGAAGGACTGGTCGGAACGCGGCCGCAACGAGAGTGCGGACGCCTTGATCGCGCGTCTCAATCCGGAACTGGCCAAGATCCGTGACGCCGAAGTCTCGGTGCTGGCGCCGCCCCCCATCGACAATCTCGGCAACACCTCGGGCTTCAGCTTCCGCCTGCAGGACCGTTCGCAGCGCGGCTACGACGCGCTGATGTCGGCCAAGGACCAGTTGTTCAAGGCCGCGGCGGAATCGCCCGTGCTCGGCAAGCTCAGCGTCGAAGGCCTGCCGCCGGCGCCGCTGGTGCGTCTCGAGATCGACCGCGCCAAGGCGGCCGCGCTCGGGGTGACCTTCGCCGCGATCAACGGCGCGCTGTCGACCAGCCTCGGCTCGAACTACATCAACGACTTCCCGAATCTCGGGCGCATGCAGCGCGTCGTCGTCCAGGCCGACGAGGACAAGCGTACCAAGCCCGATCATCTGCTGACCTACAGCGTCCGCAACAATGCCGGCGAGATGGTGCCTTTCTCCTCGTTCGCCCGCATCGCCTGGTCGGTCGGGCCGACCCAGGTCGTCGGCTTCGACGGCTATCCGTCGGTGCGCATCACCGGCAATCCGAAGCCCGGCTACACCTCGGGCGACGCGATCGCCGAGATGGAGCGGCTGATGGGCACGCTGCCGAAGGGCTTTGGCTACGCCTGGACCGGGCAGTCCTTGCAGGAGAAGCTGGCGGGATCGCAGGCGGTGTTCCTGCTCGGCCTGTCGATCCTGTTCGTATTCCTGTGCCTGGCCGCTTTGTATGAGAGCTGGGCGATCCCGTTCGCCGTGATGCTCGCGGTGCCGCTCGGCCTCATCGGCTCGGTCGCCGCCGCCTGGCTGCGCGGCCTGCCCAACGACGTCTATTTCACGGTGGGCGTCATCACCATCATCGGCCTGTCGGCCAAGAACGCCATTCTCATCATCGAGTTTGCCAAGGACCTTCGGGCCCGCGGCACGCCGCTGATCGAGGCGACGGTGACGGCGTGCGAACTGCGCTTCCGGCCGATCATCATGACGTCGCTCGCCTTCATCCTCGGCGTCGTGCCGCTGGTGATCGCCACCGGCGCGAGCGGCGCCAGCCAGCAGGCGCTCGGCACCGGCGTGCTCGGCGGCATGATCACGGCGACTTTCCTGGCCGTGTTCTGGGTGCCGGTATTCTTCGTCATGGTGATCCGGTTCTTCACGCGCGGCAAGTCGGCGGTCGCCGCAGTGCCGAAGGAGGAGGTGCCTTCGGCTGCGCATTAG
- a CDS encoding EscU/YscU/HrcU family type III secretion system export apparatus switch protein: MSIDVKAASKTQLAVALHYDKGQGAPRVVAKGKGTIGAKIIEVAKAHDIPIEENEVLAGALSNVELGDEIPEELYKAVAEVLVFVLNLSRPVR; this comes from the coding sequence ATGAGCATCGACGTGAAGGCCGCCAGCAAGACCCAGCTTGCCGTCGCGCTGCATTACGACAAGGGCCAGGGCGCCCCGCGCGTCGTCGCCAAGGGCAAGGGCACGATCGGCGCCAAGATCATCGAGGTCGCGAAAGCGCACGACATCCCGATCGAGGAGAACGAGGTGCTGGCCGGCGCACTCTCCAATGTCGAGCTCGGCGACGAGATCCCGGAAGAGCTCTACAAGGCGGTCGCCGAAGTGCTGGTGTTTGTGCTCAATCTGTCGCGGCCGGTCCGCTAG
- a CDS encoding flagellar hook-length control protein FliK, with translation MVQSVTPPPSVSAVRSVGTAATSATPNATSGTTLQVGALVSARVQQVLAENLVQVAIGNLSLELATELPLQAGQFVQVAVSQTAQGLQLAIVGQGTASGTSGTPTPAATVVDVTGRLAPTLAPPPDPLTGLERLAVSIASEEAATRQGSQGQLFADLQAVADSPNLPPALRAAVNQVLAQQTPLSAALTADDVQAAVQNSGLFLETSLAKGSTASAPSDLKAALIVLRQTLAAVLQTVDAGTTASTPQSGASYASVLSEAGRAAAAQQNAAPSLVPDIEIELPSQPWGTGMARPDAASTGFTGSALLESLTGAKAQSLTPGAVLAVLQEAQQQIPRAAGLVPGRNGRGEVVVRTNTPPPPFRGGAPVPQHVATPTLNQDSPLPAIAHRLLDETDQALSRQTLLQVASLPDRPDASAPRNDATQPRWNFEIPFATPQGTAMAQFEISRDGGTQSPQAAKRVWRARFSLDVEPAGPVHALISFNAERTSVRMWAERPVTAARLRAGLSDLSQALSRAELSPGDLVVQDGAPPAAMPPKAGHFLDRAL, from the coding sequence ATGGTCCAGAGTGTCACCCCGCCGCCATCAGTGAGCGCCGTCCGCAGCGTGGGAACTGCGGCGACCAGCGCGACACCGAACGCGACGTCGGGCACCACCCTGCAGGTCGGTGCGCTGGTCAGCGCCAGGGTGCAGCAGGTGCTCGCGGAGAATCTGGTCCAGGTCGCGATCGGAAACCTGTCGCTGGAGCTCGCCACCGAGCTGCCGCTGCAGGCCGGCCAATTCGTGCAGGTCGCGGTCTCGCAGACTGCACAAGGTCTGCAGCTCGCCATCGTCGGGCAGGGCACGGCCTCCGGCACCAGCGGCACGCCGACTCCCGCCGCGACGGTCGTCGATGTCACCGGCCGCCTCGCGCCGACCTTGGCGCCGCCGCCGGACCCTTTAACCGGGCTGGAGCGGCTGGCGGTCTCGATCGCGAGCGAAGAGGCGGCGACCCGGCAGGGCAGCCAGGGCCAGCTGTTCGCCGATCTCCAGGCGGTCGCCGACTCGCCGAACCTGCCGCCCGCGCTGCGCGCCGCCGTCAATCAGGTGCTGGCGCAGCAGACGCCGCTCTCAGCCGCGCTGACGGCGGATGATGTTCAAGCCGCGGTCCAGAACTCCGGCCTCTTCCTCGAGACCTCGCTCGCCAAGGGCAGCACCGCATCGGCGCCCTCGGACCTGAAGGCCGCCCTGATCGTGCTGCGCCAGACGCTGGCCGCGGTGCTGCAGACGGTCGATGCCGGCACGACCGCGTCGACGCCGCAGTCCGGCGCCTCCTATGCCTCGGTGCTGTCGGAAGCGGGGCGCGCCGCGGCCGCGCAACAGAACGCCGCGCCCTCGCTGGTGCCGGACATCGAGATCGAGCTGCCGTCCCAGCCCTGGGGCACCGGCATGGCGCGGCCTGACGCGGCCTCTACCGGCTTCACCGGCTCGGCCTTGCTCGAGAGCCTGACCGGCGCCAAGGCGCAGTCACTGACCCCTGGTGCGGTGCTGGCTGTCTTGCAGGAGGCGCAGCAGCAGATTCCGCGCGCTGCCGGCCTCGTTCCCGGCCGCAATGGCCGCGGTGAGGTCGTCGTCCGCACCAACACGCCGCCACCGCCGTTCCGTGGTGGCGCGCCGGTGCCGCAGCACGTCGCGACGCCGACGCTCAATCAGGATTCGCCGCTGCCGGCGATCGCCCATCGCCTGCTCGACGAGACCGACCAGGCGCTGTCACGCCAGACCCTGCTGCAGGTTGCCTCGCTGCCCGATCGCCCCGACGCATCGGCCCCGCGCAACGATGCGACGCAGCCGCGCTGGAATTTCGAGATTCCGTTCGCCACGCCGCAGGGCACGGCGATGGCGCAGTTCGAGATCTCGCGCGATGGCGGCACGCAGTCGCCGCAAGCCGCCAAGCGCGTCTGGCGCGCGCGCTTCTCGCTCGACGTCGAGCCCGCCGGCCCGGTGCATGCGCTGATCTCCTTCAACGCCGAACGGACCTCCGTGCGGATGTGGGCCGAGCGCCCGGTCACCGCCGCGCGGCTGCGCGCCGGTCTCTCCGATTTGAGCCAGGCGCTCAGCCGCGCCGAACTGTCGCCCGGCGATCTCGTCGTGCAGGACGGCGCGCCGCCCGCGGCGATGCCGCCGAAGGCCGGCCATTTCCTGGATCGCGCGCTATGA
- a CDS encoding class I SAM-dependent methyltransferase, translated as MSDHDTYDLPDKATAPEAFKSRIQRFYGYWNRRVDGLPFGEVSLFMNWGYLPSGQDEARLLPTPNAVNASSVRLILELVGDTDLAGRDVLDIGCGRGGTVHTLLNYFQPRGVTGIDLTPENIAFCRRAVDAPRSRFLEGDAEQLPFADQSFDVVTNVESSHCYPHIARFYAEVARVLRPGGTFLYTDVFDRDDVMARRAEMGACGLDVLGDRDITPNVMLARAAEGDAQLAGFGAGAPAEEDVTAQSDARVLDLIMARPGSEMQVAMTEGRLSYRILRARKRERLSSRLRGPHRG; from the coding sequence ATGTCCGACCACGACACTTACGACCTGCCCGACAAGGCGACTGCGCCCGAGGCCTTCAAGTCGCGCATCCAGCGCTTCTACGGCTATTGGAACCGGCGCGTCGACGGGCTGCCGTTCGGCGAGGTCAGCCTGTTCATGAACTGGGGCTATCTGCCGTCGGGCCAGGACGAGGCGCGCCTGCTGCCCACGCCCAATGCCGTCAACGCCAGCTCGGTGCGGCTGATCCTCGAACTGGTCGGCGACACCGATCTCGCCGGCCGCGACGTGCTCGATATCGGCTGCGGCCGCGGCGGCACCGTACACACGCTGCTGAACTACTTCCAGCCGCGCGGGGTCACCGGCATCGACCTCACGCCGGAGAACATCGCTTTCTGCCGCCGCGCGGTCGATGCCCCGCGCAGCCGCTTCCTGGAGGGCGACGCCGAGCAGCTGCCGTTCGCCGACCAGAGTTTCGATGTCGTGACCAATGTCGAGAGCTCTCACTGCTATCCGCATATCGCGCGGTTCTATGCCGAGGTGGCGCGGGTGCTGCGGCCGGGCGGCACGTTCCTCTACACCGACGTGTTCGACCGCGACGACGTGATGGCGCGGCGTGCCGAGATGGGGGCCTGCGGGCTCGACGTGCTCGGCGACCGCGACATCACGCCGAACGTGATGCTGGCGCGCGCCGCGGAAGGCGACGCGCAGCTCGCAGGCTTCGGCGCCGGAGCGCCCGCAGAAGAAGACGTCACCGCGCAATCCGATGCCCGCGTCCTCGACCTCATCATGGCCCGCCCCGGCTCGGAGATGCAGGTTGCGATGACCGAAGGCCGCCTCTCCTACCGCATCCTGCGCGCACGCAAGCGCGAGAGGCTGTCGAGCCGACTGCGCGGCCCTCATCGCGGCTGA
- a CDS encoding class I SAM-dependent methyltransferase, whose amino-acid sequence MNSHDPIPSPGLGDRLGVAPAQLKSRVIDFYNGLNTYLSDSSLDGYVQFLNWGYLPVEGRPDDWSGSLPAAMLDRHAVRLVLELLGPLGVHGLDVLDVGCGRGGTLATLAARFSPRSLTGVDLNPTSIAHCRHAQADPRLRFFQGDAEDLAFGDGSFDLVTNIESSNAYPDIDRFYREVNRVLRIGGHFAYTDLLQPAQFAHARDFLTANGFVIAADRDITANVLAARREAAQVQLRAFNAEETGAADPTRAALMSYFLAPEGSEFFDSIEDGRFEYRILRLRKVADCIEL is encoded by the coding sequence ATGAACTCGCACGATCCCATCCCGTCTCCCGGTCTTGGCGACCGCCTCGGGGTTGCACCGGCGCAGCTCAAGTCGCGCGTCATCGATTTCTACAACGGCCTGAATACCTATCTCTCCGACAGCAGCCTCGATGGTTATGTGCAGTTCTTGAACTGGGGCTACCTGCCAGTCGAGGGCCGGCCCGACGATTGGAGCGGCAGTCTGCCAGCCGCGATGCTCGATCGCCATGCGGTGCGGCTGGTGCTGGAACTGCTCGGGCCGCTTGGCGTCCATGGTCTGGATGTGCTCGACGTCGGCTGCGGCCGCGGCGGCACGCTGGCGACGCTCGCCGCGCGCTTTTCGCCGCGCAGCCTCACGGGTGTCGATCTCAACCCGACGAGCATCGCCCATTGCCGCCACGCTCAGGCCGATCCGCGCCTGCGCTTCTTCCAGGGCGACGCCGAGGACCTCGCGTTTGGTGACGGCAGCTTCGATCTCGTCACCAACATCGAATCTTCCAACGCTTATCCGGACATCGACCGCTTCTACCGCGAGGTCAATCGCGTGCTGCGGATTGGCGGCCATTTCGCCTATACCGACCTGCTGCAGCCGGCGCAGTTCGCGCATGCGCGCGATTTCCTCACCGCCAACGGCTTCGTCATTGCAGCCGATCGCGACATCACCGCCAACGTACTGGCCGCGCGGCGCGAGGCGGCGCAGGTGCAGCTGCGGGCCTTCAATGCGGAGGAGACCGGCGCGGCCGACCCGACGCGCGCCGCCCTAATGAGCTACTTCCTCGCGCCGGAAGGCTCCGAGTTCTTTGACAGCATCGAGGATGGCCGCTTCGAATATCGCATCCTGCGCCTGCGCAAGGTCGCCGACTGCATCGAGCTGTAG
- a CDS encoding efflux RND transporter periplasmic adaptor subunit yields the protein MLREKLIRSAGATVCAALLLTLAACSDPNAASAPGTSNPPEVGVVNVISAPVTLTKDLPGRITSMRIAEVRPRVSGIVVERSFQQGAMVEAGAVLYRIDPAPFEVELEKARAALAKAEAVLYQADRQEDRLKNLLKGEATTQAQYELAVAAERQAQAEVASQKASVAQAQLNLDWATVRAPISGRIGRALVTEGALVNPNETTHLATIQQLDPVYADFTQSVDELNQLRRDLAEGRLKSVSPEAARVRLVFDDGSTYKHAGRLLFSDVSVDPSTAKVTLRGEFPNPEGELLPGMYVRVQIEEAIDTAGIVVPVQAVQRTTAGNSAVYVVNNEGRANLQPVRLGRSLNGGMLIEDGLKPGWKIVVDGFQKFAPGSAVTPVPWKMSVADKPSAAK from the coding sequence ATGTTGAGAGAGAAGTTGATCCGTTCTGCCGGTGCGACGGTCTGCGCCGCATTGCTTCTGACGCTTGCGGCGTGTAGTGACCCTAACGCCGCGTCAGCGCCGGGGACCAGCAATCCTCCGGAGGTCGGCGTCGTCAATGTCATCTCGGCGCCGGTGACCTTGACCAAGGATCTGCCGGGGCGGATCACGTCGATGCGGATTGCGGAGGTCCGTCCGCGCGTCAGCGGCATCGTCGTCGAGCGCAGCTTTCAGCAGGGCGCGATGGTCGAGGCGGGCGCCGTACTCTACCGGATCGATCCGGCTCCGTTCGAGGTCGAGCTCGAGAAGGCGCGCGCCGCGCTCGCAAAGGCCGAGGCGGTGCTCTATCAGGCCGATCGGCAGGAAGACCGACTGAAGAACCTGTTGAAGGGCGAGGCGACCACGCAGGCGCAGTATGAGCTCGCCGTAGCGGCGGAGCGTCAGGCTCAGGCCGAGGTCGCTTCGCAAAAGGCCTCGGTGGCGCAGGCGCAGCTCAATCTCGACTGGGCCACGGTGCGGGCGCCGATCTCCGGCCGCATCGGACGTGCGCTGGTGACCGAAGGCGCGCTGGTCAATCCCAACGAGACGACGCATCTTGCGACCATCCAGCAGCTCGATCCTGTTTATGCCGACTTCACGCAGTCCGTCGACGAACTGAATCAGTTGCGGCGCGATCTTGCCGAAGGCCGGCTCAAGAGCGTGTCGCCCGAGGCGGCGCGGGTCCGTCTCGTGTTCGACGACGGCTCGACCTACAAGCATGCCGGACGGCTGCTGTTCTCCGATGTCAGCGTCGATCCGTCCACGGCCAAGGTCACCTTGCGCGGCGAGTTTCCGAATCCGGAGGGCGAGCTGCTCCCCGGCATGTATGTGCGCGTTCAGATCGAGGAGGCGATCGACACTGCTGGCATCGTCGTGCCTGTTCAGGCCGTGCAGCGGACGACGGCCGGCAACAGCGCCGTCTACGTCGTCAACAATGAGGGGCGGGCGAACCTGCAGCCGGTGCGGCTCGGGCGCTCGCTCAACGGCGGCATGCTGATCGAGGATGGTCTCAAGCCCGGCTGGAAAATCGTCGTCGACGGCTTCCAGAAGTTCGCGCCCGGCAGTGCGGTCACGCCGGTGCCGTGGAAGATGTCGGTCGCCGACAAGCCGTCCGCTGCGAAGTAA
- a CDS encoding dienelactone hydrolase family protein translates to MFGFQWTIPYVVRRSWAWTAVAVLTILSLALASSANAQGITKDVPARVEMYPIPSFTLSDRQFLAGDDGGKPVTVVGELRVAQGSGRLPVVVLMHGSGGVGANIAAWSRTFNAMGISTFVIDGFTGRGITATSTNQALLGRLNLIMDIYHSLDVLAKHPRVDPERIALMGFSRGGQAALYASLARFHKRWNTSGLQFAAYIPFYPDCSTTYRDDTEIVARPIRIFHGGPDDYNPVRTCKAYVERLKAAGRDVELTEYPDSPHGFDLGLLGANMLALAPKAQTVRNCRIVEADGGMLMNAETQQPFTYQDACVELDPHVGGNPATAEAARQAVTDFLRALFKLS, encoded by the coding sequence ATGTTTGGTTTCCAATGGACGATACCATACGTAGTGCGGCGCTCATGGGCCTGGACGGCCGTGGCGGTGCTGACGATCCTCAGTCTCGCGCTTGCCAGCAGCGCGAACGCTCAAGGCATCACCAAGGATGTGCCGGCCCGGGTCGAGATGTATCCGATCCCCTCGTTCACGCTGTCCGATCGGCAGTTCCTCGCAGGCGACGACGGCGGCAAGCCGGTCACGGTGGTCGGCGAGCTGCGCGTGGCGCAGGGCAGCGGCAGGCTGCCGGTGGTGGTGCTGATGCATGGCTCTGGCGGCGTCGGCGCCAACATCGCGGCCTGGAGCCGCACCTTCAACGCCATGGGGATCTCGACCTTCGTGATCGATGGCTTCACCGGGCGCGGCATCACCGCGACGAGCACCAACCAGGCGCTGCTCGGCCGGCTCAATTTGATCATGGACATCTATCATTCGCTCGACGTGCTCGCGAAGCACCCGCGCGTCGATCCCGAGCGCATCGCGCTGATGGGCTTTTCGCGCGGTGGGCAGGCAGCCCTCTATGCCAGCCTGGCGCGTTTCCACAAGCGCTGGAACACCTCCGGGCTGCAATTCGCCGCCTACATCCCGTTCTATCCGGATTGCTCCACGACCTATCGCGACGACACCGAGATTGTGGCGCGGCCGATCCGGATCTTTCATGGCGGACCTGATGACTACAACCCGGTGCGGACCTGCAAGGCCTATGTCGAGCGGCTCAAGGCTGCGGGGCGCGATGTCGAGCTGACCGAATATCCGGATTCGCCGCATGGCTTCGATCTCGGCCTGCTCGGCGCCAACATGCTCGCCCTCGCGCCGAAGGCGCAGACCGTGCGCAACTGCCGGATCGTCGAAGCCGACGGCGGCATGCTGATGAACGCCGAGACGCAGCAGCCCTTCACCTATCAGGACGCCTGCGTCGAACTCGATCCGCATGTCGGCGGCAACCCGGCCACCGCGGAAGCCGCGCGCCAGGCGGTGACGGACTTCCTGCGCGCGCTGTTCAAGCTCTCGTGA
- the blaOXA gene encoding OXA-1091 family oxacillin-hydrolyzing class D beta-lactamase has translation MPMMSRRHALGLMAGASLLPARAFAHVAPPRNEIRAGLAQRFTELGTKGTFLAYKVEEYLIIASDTDRSNEARLPASTFKIPNSLIALETGVVEDPDKDIFKWDGVTRPIEAWNKDHTLRSAIAVSAVPVYQEIARRIGPERMQKFLEELDYGNHDIGGGIDQFWLTGALRIDPVEQVDFVDRLRRGALSVSKRSQDLTRDIIPTTKVGDAVIHAKSGLLGKEQGSLGWMVGWVDKGDQPTVFALNMDCPEPRHVEARMTLTQACLKDIGAL, from the coding sequence ATGCCGATGATGAGCCGCCGCCACGCCCTTGGCCTGATGGCCGGCGCCAGCCTGCTGCCCGCGCGTGCCTTCGCCCATGTGGCGCCACCGCGCAACGAGATCCGCGCCGGCCTCGCGCAACGCTTCACCGAGCTCGGCACCAAGGGCACGTTCCTCGCCTACAAGGTCGAGGAGTATCTGATCATCGCCAGCGACACTGATCGCTCCAACGAGGCAAGGCTGCCGGCCTCAACCTTCAAGATCCCAAACTCGCTGATCGCGCTGGAGACCGGCGTGGTCGAAGATCCCGATAAGGACATCTTCAAATGGGACGGCGTCACAAGACCGATCGAGGCCTGGAACAAGGATCATACCTTGCGCAGCGCGATCGCCGTCTCCGCCGTGCCGGTCTATCAGGAGATCGCCCGCCGCATCGGGCCTGAGCGCATGCAGAAATTCCTGGAGGAGCTCGACTACGGCAATCACGACATCGGCGGCGGCATCGATCAGTTCTGGCTCACCGGCGCGTTGCGCATCGATCCGGTGGAGCAGGTCGATTTCGTCGACCGGCTGCGGCGAGGCGCGTTGTCGGTCTCGAAGCGCAGCCAGGATCTGACGCGCGACATCATCCCGACCACCAAGGTCGGCGATGCGGTGATTCACGCCAAGTCGGGACTGCTTGGAAAAGAGCAAGGCTCGCTCGGCTGGATGGTCGGCTGGGTCGACAAGGGCGACCAGCCCACCGTATTCGCGCTCAACATGGACTGCCCCGAACCACGCCACGTCGAAGCCCGCATGACGCTGACTCAGGCGTGCCTGAAGGACATCGGCGCGCTCTGA
- a CDS encoding methionyl-tRNA formyltransferase: MADGCDICAIVPPRGGLGRGVERRAAARGWPVCDVGPSINDPHTIERLRLLRADLYVNWGHPERFSQDVLALPRLGVLNLHPGEIPGARGLEPVFAAIVEGWPAITQTAHLMSAAFDDGPIIRTRRIAIDDEPYRDVVEERLREGAVGFYREAVLAVLSGERGAPGTGPRRYFGKLKPDDDVLRWTEPREPVLRRVRALSPFKPARSFVAGHNEPLLIWRAEASDVAAERAAAGQVIAAGDDELLVAAADGLVRITSYERPPALRLVELTGVELTDDQPR; encoded by the coding sequence ATGGCCGACGGCTGCGACATCTGCGCGATCGTGCCGCCGCGCGGCGGGCTCGGACGCGGAGTCGAACGGCGCGCGGCTGCGCGCGGGTGGCCGGTGTGCGATGTCGGACCGTCGATCAATGACCCGCATACGATCGAGCGGCTGCGGCTGCTGCGGGCCGACCTCTACGTGAATTGGGGCCATCCCGAGCGCTTTTCGCAGGACGTGCTGGCATTGCCGCGGCTCGGCGTTCTCAATCTGCATCCCGGCGAGATCCCGGGCGCACGCGGGCTCGAGCCGGTGTTCGCGGCCATCGTTGAGGGCTGGCCGGCGATCACTCAGACGGCCCATCTGATGAGCGCCGCCTTCGACGATGGCCCGATCATCCGCACCCGCCGCATCGCGATCGATGACGAGCCGTATCGCGACGTCGTCGAGGAGCGGTTACGCGAGGGGGCCGTCGGCTTCTATCGCGAGGCGGTGCTGGCTGTGCTGTCCGGTGAGCGCGGTGCACCGGGGACGGGGCCGCGGCGTTATTTCGGAAAGCTGAAGCCGGATGATGACGTGCTGCGCTGGACCGAGCCGCGTGAACCCGTGCTGCGGCGGGTGCGCGCGCTGAGTCCGTTCAAACCCGCACGCAGCTTCGTCGCCGGCCACAATGAGCCGCTGCTGATCTGGCGCGCGGAGGCCAGTGATGTCGCCGCTGAACGCGCGGCGGCCGGACAGGTGATCGCGGCCGGCGACGATGAGCTGTTGGTGGCGGCCGCGGATGGGCTCGTCCGCATCACGTCGTATGAGCGTCCGCCGGCGCTGCGGTTGGTCGAGCTGACAGGCGTGGAGCTGACCGATGATCAGCCGCGATGA